From the Bacteroidia bacterium genome, the window TACCTTAAAAGTTCACTAGAAAAATTGTAACTTTGTACTATGGAAGCACTAGAAAATCTTAGCGTGAGCATGTACTTGGTAATAGTATCTTGGGTCTTTGGGCTAGGTGTTATATTTATTTTTTTGTGGGCTTTGTTAAGCAAACAGTTTAAGAATACCAATGAGATGAA encodes:
- the ccoS gene encoding cbb3-type cytochrome oxidase assembly protein CcoS yields the protein MEALENLSVSMYLVIVSWVFGLGVIFIFLWALLSKQFKNTNEMNYRILDFDEREYEGHDPVSPFNQKDRLN